A part of Populus alba chromosome 8, ASM523922v2, whole genome shotgun sequence genomic DNA contains:
- the LOC118030488 gene encoding trihelix transcription factor PTL — MSEHHHQYGMPDLRQLVAGRSHFQGTQQGGEPFFVQSRNLAAPQTHHFESIMVGHEAMLSSGLVKLGGHHDRYCTNATNINTTNSATIGTSSSAGVGTLYGVEMESATTAGWIGNDGGNNSRWPRQETLTLLEIRSRLDSRFKEANQKGPLWDEVSRIMAEEHGYQRSGKKCREKFENLYKYYKKTKEGKAGRQDGKHYRFFRQLEALYGEPSNQASASETHFVNNTLLYQAPMSNTINQESQETFQENKHSESLSFSNTSEFETSSSENNDDDLSAIAYNMMNRSTEKQKGINESQSLARPKKSWKLKVKDFVDSQMRKLMEKQDAWMEKMLKTIEDREHERMCREEEWTKQELARFDQEHEFWAKERAWIEARDAALMEALKKHTEKGLELSSSVEQIAVATQRHNKNPDSAGAKKIQKDKFNNITWTEPEILSFIQLRTSMDSRFQENGYSNEGLWEEIAAEMASLGYDRSVDDCREKWESMNIYFNMTTESNKKRKEDLRTSNYFQQLESYNGMNSSPSNSYVGSQVNDNSCFQVQINDGDQHLWNTNKFDLKLNKEKNQQQLWHNK, encoded by the exons ATGAGTGAACACCACCACCAGTACGGAATGCCAGATCTCCGGCAACTGGTGGCCGGAAGAAGTCATTTTCAAGGAACCCAGCAAGGGGGCGAGCCATTCTTTGTTCAAAGTAGGAATCTCGCAGCACCGCAAACTCATCACTTTGAGTCCATTATGGTTGGCCATGAAGCAATGTTGTCAAGTGGTTTAGTCAAGCTTGGTGGGCATCATGATCGTTACTGCACCAATGCCACTAATATTAATACTACAAATAGTGCTACAATTGGTACTAGTAGTTCAGCTGGTGTTGGTACCCTATATGGAGTAGAAATGGAAAGTGCTACTACTGCTGGGTGGATTggaaatgatggaggaaataaTAGTAGATGGCCAAGACAAGAGACTCTTACTCTTCTTGAGATCAGATCTAGGCTTGATTCCCGGTTCAAGGAGGCTAATCAAAAGGGTCCTTTATGGGATGAGGTTTCAAG AATCATGGCTGAGGAGCACGGGTACCagagaagtggcaagaaatgtaGAGAGAAGTTTGAGAACTTGTACAAGTACTACAAGAAAACCAAGGAAGGGAAAGCTGGGAGACAAGATGGCAAGCATTATAGGTTCTTTAGGCAGCTTGAAGCCCTTTATGGAGAGCCAAGCAATCAAGCTTCAGCCTCGGAAACCCATTTTGTTAACAACACACTTCTTTACCAAGCTCCAATGAGCAACACAATCAACCAAGAAAGTCAAGAAACATTTCAAGAAAACAAGCACAGTGAGAGTCTGAGTTTCTCCAACACATCTGAGTTTGAGACTTCTTCATCAGAAAACAATGATGATGACCTTTCAGCTATTGCTTACAACATGATGAACCGATCAACGGAAAAACAGAAAGGGATAAATGAGAGCCAAAGTCTTGCGAGGCCTAAAAAGAGTTGGAAGCTAAAGGTTAAGGACTTTGTGGACTCACAAATGAGGAAGTTGATGGAGAAACAAGATGCCTGGATGGAGAAAATGTTGAAGACCATTGAAGATAGAGAGCATGAAAGAATGTGTCGAGAGGAAGAGTGGACAAAGCAAGAGTTGGCTCGGTTCGATCAGGAACATGAGTTTTGGGCTAAAGAGAGAGCATGGATTGAAGCTAGAGATGCTGCATTAATGGAAGCCTTGAAGAAACATACGGAGAAAGGACTCGAACTGTCATCGTCAGTTGAGCAAATCGCAGTAGCCACTCAAAGGCACAACAAAAACCCGGACAGCGCTGGTGCTAAGAAGATTCAGAAAGACAAGTTCAATAACATTACATGGACTGAACCCGAGATCCTGAGCTTCATACAGCTCAGAACTTCCATGGACTCAAGATTCCAAGAGAATGGGTATTCGAATGAAGGGCTATGGGAGGAGATAGCAGCAGAAATGGCTAGTTTAGGCTATGATAGGAGTGTGGATGATTGCAGGGAGAAATGGGAGAGCATGAATATCTACTTTAACATGACAACAGAGTCTAACAAGAAGCGTAAAGAGGATTTAAGGACCAGCAATTATTTTCAGCAACTTGAATCCTATAATGGCATGAATTCATCACCTTCTAACTCTTATGTGGGTAGTCAAGTCAATGATAACAGCTGCTTTCAGGTTCAAATAAACGACGGAGATCAGCATTTGTGGAATACTAATAAGTTTGACTTGAAGCTCAACAAGGAGAAGAACCAGCAGCAACTATGGCACaacaagtaa